A single region of the Pseudomonas marvdashtae genome encodes:
- a CDS encoding acyl-CoA dehydrogenase has translation MSETLLSSRNLAFELYEVLDAEALTQRERFAEHNRETFDAAIGTARSIAEKFFAPHNRKNDENEPRYENGEAILIPEVKLAVDAFLEAGFLNAARSFDAGGMQLPTLLSQACFAHFQSANAASTSYPFLTMGAANLIESFGSEEQKRRFLQPMIDGRFFGTMALTEPHAGSSLADIRTRAEPACDGTYRLKGNKIFISGGDHPLSENIVHMVLAKLPDAPPGVKGISLFIVPKFLVNDDGSLGPRNDVLLAGLFHKMGWRGTTSTALNFGDNGECVGYLVGKPHHGLSYMFQMMNEARIGVGMGAVMLGYAGYLYSLEYARERPQGRVPDSKDPTAAPVAIIQHADVRRMLLTQKAYVEGSFDLGLYAARLFDDTTTLESEAERRRAHELLDLLTPIVKSWPSEFCLKANELAIQILGGHGYTREYPVEQYYRDNRLNPIHEGTHGIQSLDLLGRKLAQNGGAGLKQLIRLVADTTERAQPYESLTSLRQPLEALVTRLQTVTLGLLTDLAQGKVNSSLANSALYLKVFGHMVIGWRWLEQAIRAEEGLARGNAADSDFYHGKLQAARYFLTWEVPGCHHELAILETRDDTCLAMRDEWF, from the coding sequence ATGTCCGAGACGTTGCTCAGTTCCCGCAATCTGGCTTTCGAGCTGTATGAAGTCCTTGATGCCGAAGCCCTGACCCAGCGCGAACGGTTTGCCGAGCACAACCGCGAAACTTTCGACGCCGCCATCGGCACGGCCCGCAGCATCGCCGAGAAATTTTTCGCGCCTCACAACCGTAAGAATGATGAAAACGAACCGCGCTACGAGAATGGCGAGGCGATCCTGATTCCCGAGGTGAAACTGGCGGTGGATGCCTTTTTGGAGGCCGGTTTCCTCAACGCCGCGCGCAGCTTCGACGCCGGCGGAATGCAACTGCCGACATTGCTGTCCCAGGCCTGCTTCGCGCATTTTCAATCGGCCAATGCCGCTTCGACCTCTTATCCGTTCCTGACCATGGGCGCGGCGAACCTGATCGAGAGCTTCGGCAGCGAAGAGCAAAAACGCCGTTTCCTGCAACCGATGATCGACGGCCGATTCTTCGGCACCATGGCCCTGACCGAGCCCCACGCGGGCTCATCACTGGCGGATATTCGTACGCGCGCGGAGCCGGCTTGCGACGGTACCTATCGACTCAAGGGCAACAAGATCTTTATTTCCGGCGGCGATCATCCGTTGTCGGAAAACATCGTGCACATGGTGCTGGCGAAACTGCCGGATGCACCGCCAGGTGTGAAAGGCATTTCGCTGTTTATCGTGCCCAAGTTTTTGGTCAACGACGACGGCAGCCTCGGCCCGCGTAACGACGTGCTGTTGGCCGGACTATTCCACAAGATGGGTTGGCGCGGCACCACGTCTACCGCGCTCAACTTCGGCGACAACGGCGAATGTGTCGGTTATCTCGTAGGAAAACCGCACCACGGTCTGAGCTATATGTTCCAGATGATGAACGAGGCGCGAATCGGCGTGGGTATGGGCGCAGTGATGCTGGGCTATGCCGGCTACCTGTACTCCCTCGAATACGCCCGCGAACGTCCGCAGGGCCGGGTACCCGACAGCAAGGACCCGACCGCCGCGCCCGTGGCGATCATCCAGCACGCCGACGTGCGCCGCATGTTGCTGACTCAAAAAGCCTACGTGGAAGGCTCATTTGACCTGGGCCTGTACGCGGCGCGGCTGTTCGACGACACCACCACCCTTGAAAGCGAGGCCGAGCGCCGCAGGGCCCATGAGCTGTTGGACCTGCTGACGCCGATCGTCAAATCCTGGCCATCGGAGTTCTGCCTGAAGGCCAACGAGCTGGCGATCCAGATCCTCGGCGGCCACGGCTACACCCGCGAATATCCGGTGGAGCAGTATTACCGCGACAACCGCTTGAACCCGATTCATGAGGGCACCCACGGTATCCAGTCGCTGGACTTGCTGGGGCGCAAACTGGCGCAAAACGGCGGTGCCGGGCTCAAACAACTGATTCGCCTGGTGGCCGACACCACCGAACGTGCCCAGCCATATGAATCGCTGACGTCCTTGCGTCAGCCGCTGGAGGCCCTGGTTACGCGCCTGCAAACGGTCACCCTCGGCCTGCTGACAGACCTGGCCCAAGGCAAGGTCAACAGCAGCCTGGCCAACTCAGCGCTGTACTTGAAGGTCTTCGGGCACATGGTGATCGGCTGGCGCTGGCTGGAACAGGCGATCCGTGCCGAGGAAGGACTTGCCAGGGGCAATGCAGCGGACAGCGACTTCTATCACGGCAAGCTGCAGGCCGCGCGTTACTTCCTGACTTGGGAAGTGCCCGGCTGCCACCACGAACTGGCAATTCTAGAGACGCGAGACGATACCTGCCTGGCGATGCGGGACGAGTGGTTCTGA
- a CDS encoding cell division protein ZapA: MKHGVDGVTVVSILGEDYSIKAPAGQEQALLDAASMLKSALADTKRKYPTLIGDRLLVLAAMNLCSQQIEMQKQHRAELDRCQEQVNATVEVIAKTIQQA, encoded by the coding sequence ATGAAACACGGGGTCGACGGGGTAACAGTCGTCTCGATTCTCGGGGAGGATTATTCGATCAAGGCACCGGCCGGGCAGGAGCAGGCCTTGCTGGACGCCGCTTCGATGCTCAAGTCCGCCCTGGCTGATACCAAGCGCAAATATCCGACGCTGATCGGTGACCGCCTGCTGGTGCTGGCGGCCATGAACCTGTGCTCGCAGCAGATCGAAATGCAAAAGCAGCACCGGGCGGAACTCGACCGATGCCAGGAACAGGTCAACGCCACGGTCGAGGTAATTGCCAAGACTATTCAGCAGGCCTGA